A genomic window from Pecten maximus chromosome 2, xPecMax1.1, whole genome shotgun sequence includes:
- the LOC117322170 gene encoding INO80 complex subunit D-like, with protein sequence MYEGKNIHYSSSDKKPLCSFSSKVCNQHRLNGYAFCVRHILEDPTAPFKRCAYMAKSSKQNCTQAIPEHEDRPYCNNHMQVLGMLPRKERKKKEKEKEKETEKPVVDEVTLTPVPLENKTVFNKNRVKPKFENRRLHMSKLHMNKDSSGMDDPEDPYAFPDTGNESATKVNSSPLSSSVNMETLSVTTSNSSGGKSPGGGVDQGGVSSIAKLYPELAEKLEKIKPKFDIVKGKEKGKERSSRTMNILQSKIAQNRIKDKMKKNQESSSQSQSPSHGYNNCVPNSISLSHSTPNHSDHGDMGDKTPNSDQDGLSPLSSNGNILPGHTHSRIGPSHPLPSPTHDMKRSSQTPFLMMPQQMLPGPGIPPPTRTLPPEGIPHGMLAENLPGMPRADHLPPHYSRVHQTPSLPHTEKVGPVLHNLQQEALDHFPIPTSTLPLQSLSHAQHHHQLNNMVTPTPVSIQSPHLYPHHRPSNPSHHHTTSTSQREVHPPSINAQPLPPPPPPYRKYPTNVSMTMAPAVTIPTVSTSMFMSPTVNTSTAHPEVGLQKGQVNELPPPPPYSSTMCATLQPPTVKKRSKSKPKTWSISAPVISKLFSSEALMKPRSLKHVLPEADVSTRLHKKKAAIEYYWNYVKWKMQNHSYLGSGLRSSDEEASDDENSDLLPWQPEWFTVSSDEEANEDDDDQDDSLRTAKLALIRARLRRRCFQSRKSYRANTSERLRQKTATLGLIEAAREESKSAVKALHEVNCYETPPVDVYKMRGLLERQCCHKNDDDVQCEHDVLPYANHCLKHIMYNVDQQLFDYCTAKFADNTQCCVPVNDFKHELPLCMEHGLKADTYLDGDAEFKPKRPRKKTKPSALTRPPKKGKKKKNQRKNIRPQKPSPPSEPTGLTEMPAIDTSLLDPEEKGNTSDADMSGMSNPDLSQTGSETEMFNEVSESDAQPDKAAEDSTEVSKTVESVESPLPKETSDRPSLTELPEAALSALDMEKGLELPLEQASRLLEETDFQDVFNKIPDETFDLFSGKNGDVMMPTHEDVAELERHIAEANIDISVAQQAIEKLTNGGMELDDEQLKQIAASLLGTPVNNMATSNNAAPTPPTPAATTATGELCNGISLDSGINDHDMNRTLPDNVVMVNRNAGSSQAGVRVTVSSSTGMYQASGFNPKVDRRTLVNNREGLVALNAAAAVVNTQNASQQQQRFPHPSMELQGAPMVANLPQSFISHHQNTLPNFTAGQVMPGQSNSHQQQQQQQVFLQQQSRESIPGNIPNIPLQQIVSVSNVSNIRMPNMNSVGNHLGIDNLQNVMVTSDKGHQISSSPQQTSHPGGHITTTWPANLANVISFQNGFPLHNTGSFQHVNDIAASLKFGVGSPRVIPSELKQDMTQQYHQVMGSPHSSQTGVRPAAPPSQAVYEGQQVRPGFSRLSPPFSASTGKGS encoded by the exons ATGTATGAGGGGAAAAATATCCACTATTCCTCATCGGACAAGAAGCCCTTGTGTTCATTCAGTTCAAAGGTCTGTAACCAACATCGGCTCAATGGCTACGCTTTTTGTGTGCGGCACATCCTGGAGGATCCAACAGCACCCTTCAAGAGATGTGCCTACATGGCCAAATCCAGTAAACAGAACTGCACACAGGCTATTCCCGAACATGAAGACAGACC GTACTGTAACAATCACATGCAAGTACTGGGCATGCTTCCACGGAAGGAAcggaagaaaaaagaaaaagagaaagaaaaggAGACGGAAAAACCTGTTGTCGATGAGGTTACACTAACTCCTGTTCCACTTGAAAACAAAACTGTGTTTAATAAAAATCGTGTCAAACCAAAGTTTGAAAATCGGAGACTTCACATGTCAAAACTACACATGAACAAAGACAGTTCTGGTATGGATGACCCAGAGGATCCATATGCCTTCCCTGATACTGGTAATGAATCTGCAACGAAGGTCAACAGCAGTCCGTTGTCGTCCTCGGTCAATATGGAGACACTATCAGTGACAACATCTAACTCTAGTGGGGGAAAATCCCCAGGAGGGGGTGTTGACCAAGGTGGGGTTTCCTCAATTGCAAAGCTTTACCCAGAACTAGCTGAGAAACTAGAGAAAATAAAACCAAAGTTTGACATAGTAAAAGGTAAAGAGAAAGGCAAAGAACGCAGTTCAAGAACTATGAATATTCTCCAGTCAAAGATAGCACAAAATCGAATCAAAgacaaaatgaagaaaaatcaAGAGTCGTCGTCACAGTCTCAGTCCCCATCCCATGGTTATAACAACTGTGTTCCAAACAGTATCAGCTTGTCACACAGCACTCCTAATCACTCGGACCACGGCGACATGGGCGACAAAACGCCTAACAGTGATCAAGATGGTTTAAGTCCTCTTAGCTCAAATGGTAATATTTTACCTGGACATACACACAGTCGTATAGGTCCTTCACATCCGCTTCCCTCACCTACACATGACATGAAACGCTCATCACAAACTCCCTTCTTGATGATGCCACAACAGATGCTTCCTGGCCCAGGGATTCCTCCTCCAACTCGCACTCTCCCACCAGAGGGAATTCCCCATGGTATGCTAGCTGAGAATCTACCAGGAATGCCTCGTGCAGACCATCTCCCTCCACACTACTCAAGGGTACACCAAACTCCTTCATTACCGCATACTGAGAAAGTGGGCCCAGTCTTGCACAATCTACAGCAAGAAGCCTTGGATCATTTCCCAATTCCTACAAGCACGCTACCTCTGCAAAGTCTTTCCCATGCCCAGCATCATCATCAGTTAAACAACATGGTTACGCCGACTCCTGTATCAATACAGTCTCCACACCTATATCCTCATCACCGTCCCTCCAACCCTTCCCATCATCACACTACAAGTACATCTCAAAGGGAAGTACATCCTCCGTCAATTAATGCACAACCTTTACCGCCACCTCCTCCCCCTTACAGAAAATATCCTACAAATGTTTCCATGACAATGGCCCCAGCAGTGACAATACCTACAGTGTCAACAAGTATGTTCATGTCACCAACGGTAAATACATCCACTGCACATCCAGAGGTGGGGCTTCAAAAGGGACAAGTTAATGAACTGCCCCCACCTCCTCCTTACTCCTCTACAATGTGTGCTACTCTTCAACCCCCAACAGTTAAGAAGAGATCAAAGTCAAAGCCCAAGACATGGTCTATAAGTGCTCCTGTGATATCCAAATTATTTTCATCAGAGGCTTTGATGAAACCTCGTTCGCTCAAACATGTACTACCTGAAGCAGATGTGTCTACGAGGCTCCACAAGAAGAAGGCAGCTATCGAATACTATTGGAACTATGTCAAATGGAAAATGCAGAACCACAGTTATCTTGGTTCCG GTCTAAGAAGTTCAGATGAAGAGGCTAGTGATGACGAAAACAGTGATTTATTGCCCTGGCAACCAGAATGGTTCACCGTATCCTCGGACGAAGAGGCaaatgaggatgatgatga CCAAGATGACTCTTTGAGAACAGCAAAACTAGCTTTAATTCGGGCGAGGTTGCGACGCAGATGTTTTCAATCTCGCAAATCTTACCGTGCCAACACCTCTGAGCGACTGCGACAGAAGACTGCAACACTTGGTCTGATAGAAGCTGCTCGTGAGGAATCAAAATCTGCTGTTAAAGCTTTACATGAAGTCAATTGCTATGAAACCCCACCAGTGGATGT ATACAAAATGAGGGGGCTACTGGAAAGACAATGCTGCCATAAGAATGATGATGACGTTCAGTGTGAACATGATGTTTTACCCTACGCCAACCACTGTTTAAAAC ACATTATGTACAATGTTGATCAACAACTGTTTGACTACTGCACAGCTAAGTTTGCTGACAACACCCAGTGTTGTGTTCCTGTCAATGACTTCAAACATGAACTCCCTCTTTGTATGGAGCACGGTCTCAAAGCT GACACATATTTGGATGGAGATGCTGAATTTAAACCAAAGCGGCCAAGAAAAAAGACAAAGCCATCTGCACTAACGCGACCGCCAAAGAAAGGCAAAAAGAAGAAGAATCAGAGGAAAAATATCCGTCCCCAAAAACCGTCTCCACCATCTGAACCAACTGGTTTGACAG AAATGCCTGCGATTGATACTAGTCTGTTAGATCCTGAGGAAAAAGGAAACACTTCTGATGCAGACATGTCAGGAATGTCCAATCCGGATTTGAGTCAGACTGGCTCGGAGACGGAGATGTTTAACGAAGTGTCCGAGTCTGATGCACAGCCAGACAAAGCGGCAGAGGATAGTACAGAAGTCAGTAAAACTGTAGAATCTGTGGAATCACCATTGCCAAAGGAAACATCGGACAGACCAAGTCTGACCGAGCTGCCAGAGGCTGCCCTCAGTGCATTAG ATATGGAAAAAGGCCTAGAATTACCCCTTGAGCAGGCATCTCGCTTACTTGAAGAAACAGACTTCCAAGATGTGTTCAACAAAATTCCTGATGAAACGTTTGATCTGTTTTCAG GTAAAAATGGTGACGTGATGATGCCTACTCATGAGGATGTGGCCGAGTTGGAACGCCACATTGCAGAAGCCAACATTGACATCAGTGTGGCTCAGCAGGCTATAGAGAAACTCACCAATGGGGGTATGGAGTTAGATGATGAACAACTTAAACAGATTGCAGCATCGCTGCTTGGGACTCCTGTGAACAACATGGCAACTTCAAACAATGCTGCTCCTACACCTCCTACCCCTGCTGCAACTACAGCAACTGGGGAATTGTGCAATGGAATATCACTCGATAGTGGTATCAATGATCACGACATGAACCGGACACTACCTGATAATGTGGTGATGGTGAACAGAAATGCAGGGTCTAGCCAGGCTGGGGTTAGGGTGACAGTTAGTAGTTCTACTGGTATGTACCAGGCCTCGGGCTTTAACCCCAAGGTGGACCGTCGAACATTAGTTAATAACAGGGAAGGATTGGTAGCATTAaatgctgctgctgctgttgtaAACACACAGAATGCCAGCCAGCAACAACAACGGTTCCCACATCCATCTATGGAACTACAAGGGGCACCTATGGTGGCAAACCTGCCTCAGTCATTTATAAGTCATCATCAGAATACACTGCCAAATTTCACTGCAGGACAGGTAATGCCAGGGCAGTCCAATTCTCatcagcaacaacaacaacaacaggtgTTTCTACAGCAACAGTCCCGTGAATCCATACCAGGGAACATTCCCAATATACCTCTACAGCAAATTGTGTCCGTGTCCAATGTGTCCAATATCCGCATGCCCAATATGAACTCTGTGGGTAATCATCTTGGCATTGACAACCTTCAGAATGTAATGGTCACATCAGATAAAGGACATCAAATTAGTTCCTCCCCCCAACAGACTTCCCACCCTGGCGGTCACATCACTACCACTTGGCCAGCAAATCTGGCCAATGTGATCAGCTTCCAGAATGGTTTCCCTCTACACAATACAGGGTCTTTTCAGCATGTTAATGACATAGCAGCCAGTCTAAAGTTCGGTGTGGGCTCCCCGCGTGTCATACCCAGTGAGCTGAAACAGGATATGACACAACAGTACCATCAAGTGATGGGGTCACCACATTCCTCACAGACCGGTGTCCGGCCTGCGGCACCACCATCTCAGGCAGTGTACGAGGGTCAGCAGGTCCGACCCGGGTTCAGTAGACTGTCGCCTCCTTTTAGTGCATCAACAGGAAAGGGCTCCTAG